A single genomic interval of Heliangelus exortis chromosome 11, bHelExo1.hap1, whole genome shotgun sequence harbors:
- the PPCDC gene encoding phosphopantothenoylcysteine decarboxylase isoform X5 produces the protein MVVAPLDANTLAKLANGICDNLLTCVIRAWDLRKPLLFCPAMNTAMWEHPLTAQQVEQLKGFGYIEIPCVVKKLVCGDEGRGAMAEVWTIVERVKRILEERDLPMQS, from the exons ATGGTGGTGGCACCTCTGGATGCAAACACCCTGGCAAAGCTGGCCAATGGCATCTGTGACAACCTGCTG ACTTGTGTCATCCGTGCTTGGGATTTGAGGAAACCTCTGCTCTTCTGCCCAGCTATGAACACAGCCATGTGGGAACATCCCCTCACAGCTCAGCAGGTGGAGCAGCTGAAAGGCTTCGGCTACATCGAGATCCCCTGCGTGGTGAAGAAACTTGTGTGTGGAGATGAAG GTCGCGGTGCCATGGCAGAAGTGTGGACCATTGTGGAGAGGGTGAAAAGGATCCTTGAGGAACGGGACTTGCCAATGCAGAGCTGA